One genomic region from Xyrauchen texanus isolate HMW12.3.18 chromosome 16, RBS_HiC_50CHRs, whole genome shotgun sequence encodes:
- the LOC127657009 gene encoding ovarian cancer G-protein coupled receptor 1, whose protein sequence is MNMSEEQINCTISHEIHQYLFSGAYILVLLVGLPANAYSLYHAWLQLKAHNELGVYLLNLTISDLLYLAALPLWLQYIFQGDDWSGSEWLCQLCGFLLYENIYISIGFLCCISIDRYLAVVYPFRFTAFRTVRAAALVSTVVWLKELAVGVVFFRHKELSKDKLNQSVCFEHYPMKTWEYSINYYRFYIGFLFPLGILSLSYLRVLRAVGKSTGTQTSQKTRIKYLVTSTIVIFLVCFSPYHIFLLVRTVLERDCAFIEKIFNYYHFSLLLTSFNCVADPALYCFISESAQKGIQKAQDACTRIFCCCSKSHGRFSTHSIELVVTNDNVTGNSVVTLLQQTKTEV, encoded by the coding sequence ATGAACATGTCTGAAGAACAAATCAACTGCACTATAAGCCATGAGATTCACCAGTACCTGTTCTCTGGCGCATACATCTTAGTCCTGCTAGTGGGTCTTCCAGCCAATGCTTACTCGCTCTACCATGCCTGGCTGCAGCTGAAAGCCCACAATGAGCTGGGGGTCTACTTACTCAACCTGACCATATCAGATCTGCTTTACTTGGCCGCCCTGCCCCTCTGGCTGCAGTATATTTTCCAGGGGGATGATTGGAGTGGCTCTGAGTGGCTCTGTCAACTATGTGGCTTCCTGCTATACGAGAACATTTACATAAGCATCGGTTTCCTCTGTTGTATCTCTATAGACCGTTACCTGGCTGTGGTCTACCCCTTCCGTTTTACCGCTTTCCGAACGGTGCGAGCTGCAGCACTGGTCAGCACAGTGGTCTGGCTAAAGGAACTTGCTGTGGGTGTCGTGTTTTTCCGCCATAAGGAGCTTAGCAAGGACAAGCTTAACCAATCGGTGTGCTTTGAGCATTATCCCATGAAGACTTGGGAGTATTCTATAAATTACTACCGTTTTTACATAGGCTTCCTGTTTCCTTTGGGAATCCTATCATTGTCATACCTCCGAGTCCTCAGAGCGGTGGGCAAGAGTACAGGCACACAGACTTCCCAGAAAACACGCATAAAGTACCTGGTGACCAGCACCATTGTTATCTTTCTAGTGTGTTTCTCACCATACCACATCTTCCTGCTGGTGCGCACTGTGCTAGAAAGGGACTGTGCCTTCATTGAGAAAATTTTCAACTATTATCATTTCTCCCTGTTGCTTACTAGCTTTAACTGTGTGGCAGATCCCGCTCTGTACTGTTTCATCAGCGAGAGCGCCCAAAAGGGTATCCAGAAGGCTCAAGACGCATGTACTCGCATTTTCTGCTGTTGCTCCAAAAGCCATGGAAGGTTCAGCACACACTCTATTGAGCTGGTAGTAACCAATGATAATGTTACAGGCAACTCAGTGGTAACACTGCTGCAGCAGACCAAAACCGAAGTTTGA